The following proteins are co-located in the Mesorhizobium australicum WSM2073 genome:
- the ccmA gene encoding heme ABC exporter ATP-binding protein CcmA, with translation MRLIAENLGGERGGEPVFSGIGFVLDQGRALVVTGPNGSGKSTLLRVVAGLLPKTEGRLLLEGGGDEFPSIGSACHYLGHQNAMKTALSVTENLRFWREFHGEGRLDVDEALETVGLGGIGHLPFGYLSTGQRRRAAIAKLLVSHRPLWLLDEPTAGLDKASEARFAGLMRRHCEEGGMIVAATHLPLGLEGAKELAMGEAF, from the coding sequence ATGCGGCTTATCGCCGAAAATCTGGGCGGCGAACGCGGCGGCGAGCCGGTTTTCTCCGGCATCGGCTTTGTCCTCGATCAGGGCCGGGCCCTGGTCGTCACCGGGCCGAACGGTTCGGGCAAATCGACCTTGCTCAGGGTGGTCGCCGGCCTGCTGCCGAAAACCGAGGGCCGGCTGCTGCTCGAAGGCGGCGGCGACGAGTTCCCTTCGATCGGCTCGGCCTGCCACTATCTCGGCCACCAGAACGCGATGAAGACGGCGCTGAGCGTGACCGAGAATTTGCGCTTCTGGCGGGAGTTCCATGGCGAAGGCCGGCTCGATGTGGACGAGGCGCTGGAAACGGTCGGGCTCGGCGGCATCGGCCATTTGCCGTTCGGCTATCTCTCGACCGGGCAAAGACGCCGCGCGGCGATCGCGAAACTCTTGGTCAGCCATCGGCCGCTGTGGCTGCTCGATGAGCCGACGGCAGGGCTGGACAAGGCTTCGGAAGCGCGGTTTGCAGGGCTGATGCGCAGGCATTGCGAGGAAGGCGGGATGATCGTGGCGGCCACGCATCTGCCGCTGGGATTGGAAGGGGCGAAAGAGTTGGCGATGGGGGAGGCCTTTTGA
- the acnA gene encoding aconitate hydratase AcnA, with amino-acid sequence MSKSLDSFNCRRTLKAGDAEYVYFDLVEAEKNGLTGIAQLPYSMKVLLENLLRNEDGRSVTKESIQAVAGWLTDKGTAGVEIAYRPARVLMQDFTGVPAVVDLAAMRDAMASLGGDPQKINPLVPVDLVIDHSVIVDEFGTPMAFARNVELEYERNEERYKFLKWGQQAFRNFRVVPPGTGICHQVNLEYLGQVVWTNTEDGETTAYPDTCVGTDSHTTMINGLGVLGWGVGGIEAEAAMLGQPVSMLLPEVIGFRLTGKLKEGVTATDLVLTVTQMLRKKGVVGKFVEFFGPGLSNMTLADRATIGNMAPEYGATCGFFPVDSETIRYLTMSGRSEDRIALVEAYSKAQGMWREAGSADPVFTDLLELELDSVVPSMAGPKRPEGRVALEGIPAGFAKAMDTEYKKAAEISKRYAVEGTDHDLGHGDVVIAAITSCTNTSNPSVLIGAGLLARNANRLGLKQKPWVKTSLAPGSQVVAEYLEKSGLQKELDQIGFNLVGFGCTTCIGNSGPLPAPISKTINDKGLIAAAVLSGNRNFEGRVSPDVQANYLASPPLVVAHALAGTVTKDLTTEPLGDDRNGNPVYLKDIWPSSAEIQEFIEKNVTRELFARKYADVFKGDEYWQNVKAPEGQTYAWDNNSTYVQNPPYFAGMTTGFGKIGDIKGARVLGLFGDKITTDHISPAGSIKAASPAGKYLTDHGVGVADFNQYGTRRGNHEVMMRGTFANIRIRNHMLGENGREGGYTIHYPSKEEESIYDAAMQYKKEGVPLVIFAGVEYGNGSSRDWAAKGTNLLGVRAVIAQSFERIHRSNLVGMGVIPFVFEEGTSWASLNLKGDELVEIDGLSAIKPRQTMTAKITYGDGTVKNVPIICRIDTLDELDYFKNGGILQYVLRDLAA; translated from the coding sequence GTGTCAAAATCCCTCGACAGTTTCAATTGCCGCCGCACGCTGAAAGCGGGCGACGCCGAGTATGTCTATTTCGACCTCGTCGAGGCTGAGAAGAACGGCCTCACCGGCATTGCCCAGCTGCCCTATTCGATGAAGGTGCTGCTGGAAAACCTGCTGCGCAACGAGGACGGCCGCTCCGTCACCAAGGAGAGCATCCAGGCGGTGGCAGGCTGGCTGACCGACAAGGGCACCGCCGGCGTCGAGATCGCCTATCGCCCGGCCCGCGTGCTGATGCAGGATTTCACCGGCGTCCCGGCCGTGGTCGACCTCGCCGCCATGCGCGACGCCATGGCCTCGCTTGGCGGCGATCCGCAGAAGATCAACCCGCTGGTGCCGGTCGACCTCGTCATCGACCATTCCGTCATCGTCGACGAGTTCGGCACGCCGATGGCCTTCGCCCGCAATGTCGAGCTCGAATATGAGCGCAACGAAGAGCGCTACAAGTTCCTGAAATGGGGCCAGCAGGCGTTCCGCAACTTCCGCGTCGTGCCGCCCGGCACCGGCATCTGCCACCAGGTCAATCTCGAATATCTCGGCCAGGTGGTGTGGACCAACACCGAGGACGGCGAAACCACCGCCTATCCCGACACCTGCGTCGGCACCGATTCGCACACCACCATGATCAACGGCCTTGGCGTGCTCGGCTGGGGCGTCGGCGGCATCGAGGCCGAGGCGGCCATGCTCGGCCAGCCGGTCTCCATGCTGCTGCCGGAAGTCATCGGCTTCCGCCTCACCGGCAAGCTCAAGGAGGGCGTCACCGCCACCGACCTCGTGCTGACCGTCACCCAGATGCTGCGCAAGAAGGGCGTGGTCGGCAAGTTCGTCGAGTTCTTCGGCCCCGGCCTGTCCAACATGACGCTGGCCGACCGCGCCACCATCGGCAACATGGCGCCCGAATACGGCGCCACCTGCGGTTTCTTCCCGGTCGATTCCGAAACCATCCGCTATCTCACAATGTCGGGCCGCAGCGAGGACCGCATCGCACTGGTCGAGGCCTATTCCAAGGCGCAAGGCATGTGGCGCGAGGCCGGCTCCGCCGACCCGGTCTTCACCGACCTGCTCGAACTGGAGCTGGACAGCGTCGTGCCGTCGATGGCCGGCCCCAAGCGCCCCGAGGGCCGTGTCGCGCTGGAAGGCATTCCCGCCGGCTTCGCCAAGGCGATGGACACCGAATACAAGAAGGCGGCGGAAATCTCCAAACGCTATGCCGTCGAAGGCACCGACCATGACCTTGGCCATGGCGACGTCGTCATCGCCGCCATCACCTCCTGCACCAACACCTCGAACCCATCAGTGCTGATCGGCGCGGGCTTGCTTGCCCGCAACGCCAACCGCCTTGGCCTGAAGCAGAAGCCGTGGGTAAAGACCTCGCTGGCCCCCGGCAGCCAGGTGGTGGCGGAATATCTGGAAAAGTCGGGCCTGCAGAAGGAGCTCGACCAGATCGGCTTCAACCTGGTCGGCTTCGGCTGCACCACCTGCATCGGCAATTCCGGCCCGCTGCCGGCGCCGATCTCAAAAACCATCAACGACAAGGGCCTGATTGCCGCCGCGGTGCTCTCCGGCAACCGCAACTTCGAAGGCCGCGTCTCGCCCGACGTGCAGGCGAACTACCTGGCGTCGCCGCCGCTGGTCGTGGCGCATGCGCTGGCCGGCACCGTGACCAAGGACCTGACCACGGAGCCGCTCGGCGACGACAGGAACGGCAATCCGGTCTATCTCAAGGATATCTGGCCGAGCTCGGCCGAGATCCAGGAGTTCATCGAGAAGAACGTCACCCGCGAGCTGTTCGCCCGCAAATATGCCGACGTCTTCAAGGGCGACGAGTACTGGCAGAACGTCAAGGCGCCGGAAGGCCAGACCTATGCCTGGGACAACAATTCGACCTATGTGCAGAACCCGCCCTACTTCGCCGGCATGACCACGGGTTTCGGCAAGATCGGCGACATCAAGGGCGCCCGGGTGCTCGGCCTGTTCGGCGACAAGATCACCACCGACCACATCTCGCCGGCGGGTTCGATCAAGGCCGCCTCGCCGGCCGGCAAATACCTCACCGACCATGGCGTCGGCGTCGCCGACTTCAACCAGTACGGCACGCGGCGCGGCAACCATGAGGTGATGATGCGCGGCACCTTCGCCAACATCCGCATCCGCAACCACATGCTGGGCGAGAACGGCCGCGAGGGCGGCTACACCATCCACTATCCCAGCAAGGAAGAGGAATCGATCTACGACGCGGCGATGCAGTACAAGAAGGAAGGCGTGCCGCTGGTCATTTTCGCCGGCGTCGAATACGGCAACGGCTCGTCGCGCGACTGGGCGGCAAAGGGGACCAACCTGCTCGGTGTCCGTGCCGTCATCGCCCAGTCCTTCGAGCGCATCCATCGTTCGAACCTGGTCGGCATGGGCGTCATCCCCTTCGTCTTCGAGGAAGGCACCTCATGGGCTTCCCTCAACCTCAAGGGCGACGAGCTGGTCGAGATCGACGGATTGAGCGCCATCAAGCCGCGCCAGACGATGACCGCCAAGATCACCTATGGCGACGGCACGGTGAAGAACGTGCCGATCATCTGCCGCATCGATACGCTGGATGAGCTCGACTACTTCAAGAACGGCGGCATCTTGCAGTACGTGCTGCGCGATCTGGCGGCCTAG
- a CDS encoding DUF1223 domain-containing protein, which yields MVMASRRSLWLAAFALAFSAFAGAGHASEPERAQAEKSDRPLGVVELFTSQGCSSCPPADAFFAELATRQDIVALAYHVDYWDYLGWKDTLSHKENTERQYDYMRYFSSRSVYTPQAVLNGRMHVNGANRGEVDGALARMARAGEGMRVPIKVSRTGDRVIIDAGDAGTGPNDAHVVIVYFDAPQTVKIGQGENSGRKMTYWNAVTGIQTAGMWHGKAQRYEFPLSEITKKGGCAVLLQSVGKDGLPGPILGAAFIHRPGSETSLDRKL from the coding sequence ATGGTCATGGCCTCGCGACGATCATTGTGGCTGGCAGCCTTCGCGCTGGCCTTCTCGGCTTTTGCCGGCGCTGGGCATGCCAGCGAGCCCGAAAGGGCCCAGGCCGAAAAATCCGACAGGCCGCTCGGCGTGGTCGAACTGTTCACCAGCCAGGGCTGCAGTTCCTGTCCGCCGGCGGACGCGTTCTTCGCCGAACTCGCCACAAGGCAAGATATTGTCGCGCTCGCCTATCACGTCGATTACTGGGACTATCTCGGCTGGAAGGACACGCTGAGCCACAAGGAAAACACCGAGCGGCAATATGACTATATGCGCTACTTCAGCAGCCGTTCCGTCTATACGCCGCAGGCCGTCCTGAACGGCCGCATGCATGTCAACGGCGCCAATCGCGGTGAGGTCGACGGCGCGCTTGCCCGCATGGCTCGTGCCGGCGAAGGCATGCGTGTGCCCATCAAGGTCAGCCGCACCGGCGACCGTGTGATCATCGACGCGGGTGACGCCGGCACCGGCCCGAACGACGCCCATGTCGTCATCGTCTATTTCGACGCGCCGCAGACGGTCAAGATCGGCCAGGGCGAGAACTCCGGCCGCAAGATGACCTATTGGAACGCGGTCACCGGGATCCAGACCGCCGGCATGTGGCATGGCAAGGCGCAGCGCTACGAATTTCCGCTGAGCGAGATCACCAAGAAAGGCGGCTGCGCCGTGCTTTTGCAGTCGGTCGGCAAGGATGGCCTGCCAGGCCCCATCCTGGGTGCGGCTTTCATCCACAGACCCGGATCCGAGACCTCCCTCGATCGTAAGCTGTAA
- a CDS encoding NAD(P)/FAD-dependent oxidoreductase: MQAKHNGDVSFWYADIGGVPAYRPSLPGDIEADVCIVGAGYTGLWTAYYLKKAQPALRIAMVEKEFAGFGASGRNGGWLSGGFSWSREKYAKTSSRGAVIDMQRAMFGTVDEVIAVTEAEGIDADIRRVDNITVATNAAQLQRAKAEYEELLRWEMPPERLAFLDAREARQRIAIDKVLGAFVVRKVARVQPAKLVQGLAAAVERLGVPIYEQTQVLAIEKGKVTTSRGIVRAGKIIRATEGFTAGIPGYERLWLPLNSAIVVTEKLPQELWDQIGWNGYEVLGDAAHTYCYAQRTREGRIAMGGRGVPYRFGSRTDVRGRTQQATIDQLHEVLTRLLPQTKGVRLDHAWCGTLGVPRDWCTTSGFDRESGIGWAGGYVGLGVSSSNLSGRTLRDLVLGHDTELTRLPWVNRTVKKWEPEPLRWLGVHTMYQLYRIADRREANGLDRTSRLAAFADRLTGH; this comes from the coding sequence ATGCAAGCCAAGCACAATGGCGACGTGTCGTTCTGGTATGCCGATATCGGCGGCGTGCCGGCCTATCGGCCGTCCTTGCCCGGCGACATCGAGGCAGATGTGTGCATCGTCGGCGCCGGCTACACCGGCCTGTGGACCGCCTATTATTTGAAGAAGGCGCAACCTGCGCTGCGCATCGCCATGGTCGAGAAGGAGTTCGCGGGCTTCGGCGCGTCGGGCCGCAATGGCGGCTGGCTGTCGGGCGGCTTCAGCTGGTCGCGCGAGAAATACGCAAAGACCTCCTCGCGCGGCGCGGTGATCGACATGCAGCGCGCCATGTTCGGCACGGTCGATGAGGTGATCGCGGTGACGGAAGCCGAAGGCATCGACGCCGATATCCGCCGCGTCGACAACATCACCGTCGCCACCAACGCGGCACAATTGCAGCGCGCCAAGGCCGAATACGAGGAGCTGCTGCGCTGGGAGATGCCGCCGGAGCGGCTGGCCTTCCTCGACGCGCGGGAGGCGCGCCAGCGCATCGCCATCGACAAGGTGCTGGGCGCCTTCGTCGTGCGCAAAGTCGCGCGTGTCCAGCCGGCGAAGCTGGTGCAAGGCCTGGCGGCGGCTGTCGAGCGGCTTGGCGTGCCGATCTACGAGCAGACGCAGGTGCTGGCGATCGAGAAGGGCAAGGTCACCACCAGCAGAGGCATCGTGCGGGCAGGGAAGATCATCCGCGCCACCGAAGGCTTCACGGCTGGCATTCCCGGCTACGAGCGTCTCTGGCTGCCGCTGAACAGCGCCATCGTGGTGACCGAGAAGCTGCCGCAAGAACTGTGGGACCAGATCGGCTGGAACGGTTACGAGGTGTTGGGCGATGCCGCTCACACCTATTGCTACGCGCAGCGCACGCGCGAAGGCCGCATCGCCATGGGCGGCCGTGGCGTGCCCTACCGCTTCGGTTCGCGCACCGATGTGCGCGGCCGGACCCAGCAGGCGACCATCGACCAGTTGCACGAGGTGCTGACCAGACTGTTGCCGCAGACCAAGGGCGTGCGTCTCGACCATGCCTGGTGCGGGACGCTTGGGGTGCCGCGCGACTGGTGCACCACTTCAGGCTTCGACCGGGAAAGCGGCATCGGCTGGGCCGGCGGCTATGTCGGGCTCGGGGTTTCCAGTTCCAACCTGTCAGGCCGCACCTTGCGCGACCTCGTGCTCGGCCACGACACCGAGTTGACCCGGCTGCCCTGGGTCAACCGTACGGTCAAGAAATGGGAACCGGAACCACTGCGCTGGCTCGGCGTGCACACAATGTACCAGCTCTATCGCATCGCCGACCGGCGTGAAGCAAACGGCCTGGACCGGACCTCACGCCTTGCGGCCTTCGCCGATCGCCTGACCGGACACTGA
- a CDS encoding ABC transporter ATP-binding protein: MTSGQESRGAAIDLRSISKAYGSFKALDGVSLHIEAGEFMTLLGPSGSGKTTTLNVVAGFTEASSGALEVGGKSVVGVPAHKRNIGVVFQHYALFPHMTVSRNVAYPLALRGVAGAERERRVRQALDMVKMADFGHRFPSELSGGQQQRVALARAIVFDPPLLLMDEPLGALDKKLREWLQLEIKRIHRELGTTFVYVTHDQEEALVLSDRIAVFNRGRIEQIGTGRELYDEPATLFVGKFIGDSTVLRGAAATSGQETAIEISGQMVTTAKRLANGGTPVMLLRPEKLALARPGVGGDGRNRLTGRIGEAIYLGSGSKYEVDLADGSKAIVRSTLEADSFAIGDEVEVLFAGADVKLLADDDKADLTLT, encoded by the coding sequence GCGATCGATCTCAGGTCGATCAGCAAGGCCTATGGCAGCTTCAAGGCGCTGGACGGCGTGTCGCTGCACATCGAGGCCGGCGAGTTCATGACGCTGCTCGGACCAAGCGGCTCCGGCAAGACGACGACGCTCAACGTCGTCGCCGGCTTCACCGAGGCCAGTTCCGGCGCGCTGGAAGTGGGCGGCAAGAGCGTCGTCGGCGTGCCGGCGCACAAGCGCAACATCGGCGTCGTCTTCCAGCATTACGCGCTGTTTCCCCATATGACGGTGAGCCGCAACGTCGCCTATCCGCTCGCCTTGCGCGGCGTGGCGGGAGCCGAGCGCGAACGCCGGGTGCGCCAGGCGCTCGACATGGTCAAGATGGCGGATTTCGGCCATCGCTTCCCCAGCGAGCTTTCGGGCGGCCAGCAGCAGCGCGTGGCGCTGGCCCGCGCCATCGTCTTCGATCCGCCGCTGCTGTTGATGGACGAGCCGCTCGGCGCGCTCGACAAGAAACTGCGCGAATGGCTGCAGCTCGAGATCAAGCGCATCCACCGCGAACTCGGCACCACCTTCGTCTATGTGACGCACGACCAGGAAGAGGCGCTGGTGCTGTCGGATCGCATCGCCGTGTTCAACCGGGGCCGGATCGAACAGATCGGTACCGGGCGCGAGCTGTATGACGAGCCGGCGACGCTGTTCGTCGGCAAGTTCATCGGCGATTCCACCGTGCTGCGCGGGGCCGCCGCCACCTCTGGCCAGGAGACGGCGATCGAGATATCAGGCCAGATGGTGACGACGGCCAAGCGTCTCGCCAATGGCGGCACGCCGGTCATGCTGCTGCGCCCCGAAAAGCTGGCGCTCGCCCGCCCTGGTGTGGGCGGCGACGGCCGCAACCGGCTCACGGGCCGTATTGGCGAAGCCATCTATCTCGGCTCCGGCTCAAAATACGAGGTCGACCTGGCCGACGGCTCGAAAGCCATCGTGCGCTCGACGCTGGAAGCAGACAGTTTCGCCATCGGAGACGAGGTCGAGGTGCTGTTCGCCGGCGCCGACGTGAAGCTGCTCGCCGACGACGACAAGGCTGACCTGACGCTCACCTGA